The proteins below are encoded in one region of Anoplopoma fimbria isolate UVic2021 breed Golden Eagle Sablefish chromosome 19, Afim_UVic_2022, whole genome shotgun sequence:
- the hexa gene encoding beta-hexosaminidase subunit alpha — MAVSMVSFGGYTRPHVYLLLLILLPLGRHTVDGVWPLPQTFTSSVERYPLNPQTFYFGYGRQSAAQPGCSVLDAAFKRYFYLIFPDYIGNGVLRFSEVKPFNIEISVDHEDCEGYPNEDSSERYNLSVSAGQASLSAETVWGAVRGLETFSQLVYQDDFGSYFVNKTEIDDFPRFAFRGILLDTSRHYLPVHAILKTLDAMAYSKFNVFHWHIVDDPSFPYQSRTFPDLSSKGAFHPMTHIYTQSDVKRVISHARLWGIRVLPEFDTPGHTQSWGKGQPDLLTPCFKGSTPSGTFGPVNPMLPSTYQFMEKLFKEVSSVFPDSYIHIGGDEVDFSCWQSNPDIRAFMKKMGFGVDFTKLEAFYMENIVNITAALNKTTIVWQDVFDYHERIPKDTVLHIWKGAGYRTELSRMTKAGMRVVLAAPWYINHISYGQDWRVSYNIQPLNFSGTEEQKKLVIGGEVCMWGEYVDATNLTPRLWPRASAAAERLWSDEKQTSSVDKAFPRLQDFRCKLVRRGIRAEPLYVGHCKHEYQGV; from the exons TCGTCCACATGTCTATTTACTACTGCTTATTCTCCTCCCGCTTGGCCGACACACAGTTGATGGAGTTTGGCCATTGCCGCAGACTTTCACCTCTTCAGTGGAGAGATACCCTCTGAACCCGCAGACCTTCTACTTTGGATACGGAAGACAGTCAGCCGCACAGCCGGGCTGCTCTGTGCTGGATGCTGCATTCAAGAgatatttttatcttatctttccaGACTACATAG GAAATGGTGTTCTGCGATTCAGTGAGGTCAAACCATTTAATATTGAGATCAGTGTGGACCATGAGGATTGTGAGGGTTACCCGAATGAGGACTCATCTGAGAGAT ACAATCTGAGTGTCTCTGCAGGACAAGCATCGCTGAGTGCAGAAACCGTGTGGGGTGCAGTGAGAG GTCTGGAAACCTTCAGTCAGCTGGTGTATCAAGATGATTTTGGCTCA tATTTTGTGAACAAGACTGAGATTGATGACTTCCCTCGGTTTGCGTTCAGGGGAATTTTGTTGGACACTTCACGTCACTATTTACCAGTGCACGCCATTTTAAAAACTCTG GATGCAATGGCCTACAGTAAGTTCAATGTGTTTCACTGGCACATTGTTGATGACCCCTCCTTCCCTTACCAGAGCAGAACTTTTCCAGACCTTTCCAGTAAG GGGGCTTTCCATCCAATGACTCACATCTACACACAATCAGATGTGAAAAGGGTGATCTCACATGCCAGGCTGTGGGGAATAAGAGTTCTTCCTGAGTTTGATACACCCGGCCACACCCAATCATGGGGAAAAG GGCAGCCTGACCTGTTGACTCCCTGCTTCAAAGGGAGCACCCCTTCAGGTACTTTTGGTCCTGTTAATCCAATGTTGCCCTCCACCTACCAGTTCATGGAGAAACTATTCAAGGAAGTGTCATCAGTGTTTCCTGATTCCTATATCCACATAGGAGGGGATGAGGTGGACTTTTCCTGCTG GCAATCCAACCCAGATATCCGAGCATTCATGAAGAAGATGGGATTTGGAGTAGACTTCACCAAACTGGAAGCATTCTACATGGAGAA CATTGTGaatatcactgcagccctcaaCAAGACAACTATCGTCTGGCAGGATGTTTTTGACTACCATGAGCGA ATTCCTAAGGACACAGTGCTGCACATCTGGAAGGGTGCTGGATATAGGACAGAGCTCAGCAGGATGACCAAAGCTGGCATGAGGGTCGTGCTAGCTGCCCCATGGTACATCAACCACATTTCCTACGGCCAGGACTGGCGTGTCTCCTACAACATCCAGCCACTGAACTTTTCTG GTACTGAGGAACAGAAGAAGCTGGTGATAGGGGGTGAAGTCTGCATGTGGGGGGAGTATGTGGATGCCACCAATCTCACTCCACGTCTTTG GCCAAGGGCAagtgctgctgcagagagactTTGGAGTGATGAGAAGCAGACCTCCAGTGTGGACAAGGCGTTTCCTCGCTTGCAGGACTTTCGCTGCAAGCTCGTGAG GCGTGGCATCAGAGCAGAGCCTCTGTATGTTGGACACTGCAAACATGAGTACCAGGGTGTTTGA
- the nr2e3 gene encoding photoreceptor-specific nuclear receptor produces the protein MEDHVTKMNMFSSDTSNDFTDGFQAEISSVPGKAQDQGLLCKVCSDSSSGKHYGIYACNGCSGFFKRSVRRRLIYRCQAGNGRCPVDKAHRNQCQACRLKKCLQAGMNKDAVQNERQPRSTAHVSLDSVNVDTKTEHLATTRELISSTPYSSVICKPLVTSSVTSSAAVQPCSNTNNYHRFMVSLLTAETCAKLEPEDVDENIDVTTNDSERDRTPSDCRLSPYTSSCPESIYETSARLLFVSVKWAKNLPVFAHLPFRDQVILLEEAWSEMFLLCAIQWSLHMDSCPLLSLPDLSPTQQAKISLPIADLRILEEVFNRFKALAVDPTEFACLKAIVLFKPETRSLKDPEQVENLQDQSQVLLGQHIHSLYPSQSSRFGRLLLLLPSLHFVSSEKIEQLFFHRTIGSTPIEKLLCDMFKS, from the exons ATGGAGGACCATGTGACCaaaatgaacatgttttcttCTGACACGTCTAATGACTTCACAGATGGATTTCAAGCAG AAATAAGTTCAGTCCCAGGTAAAGCTCAAGACCAAGGTCTGCTATGTAAAGTGTGTTCTGACTCAAGCAGTGGTAAACACTATGGGATCTACGCCTGCAACGGCTGCAGTGGCTTCTTCAAGCGCAGTGTGAGACGAAGACTCATCTACAG GTGTCAGGCTGGAAATGGAAGGTGCCCCGTTGACAAGGCACATCGGAACCAATGCCAAGCTTGTCGACTTAAAAAGTGTCTCCAAGCTGGCATGAACAAAGATG CTGTGCAGAATGAGCGACAGCCTCGAAGCACAGCACATGTCAGTCTAGACTCTGTAAATGTGGACACTAAAACGGAGCACCTGGCCACCACACGGGAGCTTATCTCCTCCACCCCCTACTCATCAGTCATCTGCAAACCTCTGGTCACTTCCTCCGTCACCAGCTCTGCCGCTGTACAGCCCTGCAGCAACACCAATAACTACCACCGCTTTATGGTCAGCCTGCTGACTGCAGAAACCTGTGCAAAACTGGAGCCTGAGGATG TGGATGAGAATATTGATGTGACAACGAATGATTCAGAGAGAGATCGGACTCCCTCTGACTGTCGTCTGTCCCCGTACACCTCCAGCTGTCCAGAGAGTATATATGAGACATCGGCACGACTCCTTTTCGTGTCTGTCAAGTGGGCAAAAAACTTGCCTGTTTTTGCACACTTGCCATTTCGAGACCAG GTGATTCTTCTTGAGGAAGCTTGGAGTGAGATGTTCCTCTTGTGTGCCATCCAGTGGTCCCTGCACATGGACAGctgtcctcttctgtctctgccagatctctctcccacacagcaGGCCAAGATCAGCCTCCCCATAGCTGACCTGCGCATCCTGGAAGAGGTCTTTAATCGCTTTAAGGCCCTCGCTGTTGACCCTACTGAGTTTGCCTGCCTCAAAGCCATTGTTCTGTTCAAGCCAG AGACACGCAGCCTCAAAGACCCAGAGCAGGTGGAGAATCTGCAGGACCAGTCACAGGTGTTGTTAGGTCAGCACATTCATTCACTATACCCCAGCCAAAGTTCCAG GTTTGGAAGACTGTTACTTCTGCTGCCATCCCTCCACTTTGTGAGCTCTGAGAAAATAGAGCAGCTGTTCTTTCACAGAACCATTGGCAGTACGCCCATCGAGAAGCTGCTGTGTGACATGTTCAAAAGCTAA
- the stoml1 gene encoding stomatin-like protein 1, with product MFNKSYQLLPHKDTGCQRTPGLFVDTDHQGFSFDNIPNVSEHDFTDASQGWLSWICNLIVIFLVYIFTFITFPISGWFVLKTVPNYQRIVVFRLGRVGPPKGPGIVLVLPLIDQWQRVDLRTRAFNIPPCQVNTLDGGILSVGADIQFRIWSPVMSVLSVQDLNASTRMTAQKAMTYSLAKKTVREIQTERVKLGEYLGMDINEMTRPWGLEVDRVELTLGSLLKAPDGGHSGTLIMPPSVPGLEGLTGSIQQLAMHFLGQSGILQPQKDDSITFADELSIAPQDVVVTPGSVEELLGRVKLVLSETLVHQVGACFQFNICLEDGQHHSYYVDLSQGSGAAGTGSLCREPDVTLSLSDSDLLAMFQGELQPFAAYTSGRLKIQGDIKTAMKLEELIKLLKTRVENPEKLERVL from the exons ATGTTTAATAAGTCGTACCAGCTGCTCCCTCACAAGGACACCGGCTGTCAGAGGACTCCTGGCTTGTTTGTGGACACTGACCACCAAGGCTTCTCTTTTGACAACATCCCCAATGTGTCTGAACACGACTTCACTG ATGCCTCCCAAGGATGGCTGTCCTGGATCTGCAACCTCATCGTCATCTTCCTTGTTTACATCTTCACATTCATAACATTTCCTATATCAGGATGGTTTGTACTCAAA ACTGTGCCTAACTACCAGAGGATAGTCGTGTTTCGTCTGGGTCGAGTTGGTCCTCCcaagggtcctggtattgtccTTGTGCTGCCCCTCATTGACCAGTGGCAGAGAGTAGACCTGCGCACCCGGGCTTTCAACATCCCTCCCTGCCAG GTGAACACTCTGGATGGCGGCATTCTGTCAGTGGGAGCAGACATCCAGTTCAGGATCTGGAGCCCCGTCATGTCAGTGCTATCAGTCCAGGACCTGAATGCCTCAACCAGGATGACCGCACAGAAGGCTATGACCTACAGTCTGGCTAAGAAGACTGTCAGAGAGATCCAGACTGAGAGGGTTAAACTTGGAGAATATCTCGGG ATGGACATAAATGAGATGACTCGACCCTGGGGGCTGGAGGTGGACAGGGTAGAGCTTACCCTGGGCTCTCTACTAAAAGCACCTGACGGAGGCCACTCTGGAACCCTCATCATGCCACCTTCTGTGCCTGGACTTGAAGGCCTCACTGGCTCCATTCAGCAGTTGGCCATGCACTTTCTGGGCCAGAGTGGCATTTTGCAGCCTCAAAAAG ACGACAGCATAACTTTTGCAGATGAGCTCAGCATTGCCCCTCAGGACGTTGTCGTCACACCAGGTTCTGTTGAAGAGCTGCTTGGCCGGGTCAAGCTCGTGCTCTCGGAAACTTTGGTCCACCAGGTTGGGGCCTGCTTTCAGTTTAACATATGCTTGGAAGATGGACAACACCACAGTTACTATGTGGATCTGAGCCAAG GAAGCGGTGCAGCTGGAACAGGGTCCTTGTGCAGAGAGCCAGATGTGACACTGAGCTTAAGTGACAGCGACCTTCTGGCCATGTTCCAGGGCGAGCTACAACCATTTGCAGCTTACACCAGTGGCAGACTCAAAATCCAAGGAGACATTAAGACTGCCATGAAGCTGGAAGAACTCATAAAGTTACTTAAAACTAGGGTTGAAAATCCTGAGAAATTAGAAAGAGTACtctag
- the LOC129107862 gene encoding cholesterol side-chain cleavage enzyme, mitochondrial, with the protein MARWSVWRIPVTVPPSWIGELTTGVRCSSSMPVIRQVYPDSSSIVRPFSEIPGLWKNGVANLYNFWKLDGFKNLHRIMLQNFNTFGPIYREKVGYYDSVNIINPEDAAILFKAEGHYPQRLKIEAWTSYRDYRNRKYGVLLKNGEDWRSNRVVLNKEVISPKVLGNFVPLLDEVGQDFVARVHKKIKRSGQNKWTTDLSQELFKYALESVSSVLYGERLGLMLDYIDPEAQHFIDCITLMFKTTSPMLFIPPALLRRIGAKVWRDHVQAWDGIFNHADRCIHNTYRQLREEDGTTKKYPGVLASLLMLDKLSIEDIKASITELMAGGVDTTSITMLWTLYELARNPNLQEELRAEVAAARAESQGDMLEMLKRIPLVKGALKETLRLHPVAVSVQRYITQDIIIQNYHIPAGTLVQLGLYAMGRDPKVFLRPEQYQPSRWLRTETHYFRSLSFGFGPRQCLGRRIAEAEMQLFLIHMLENFRVEKQRHVEVRSTFELILLPEKPIILTLKPLQTSR; encoded by the exons ATGGCCAGGTGGAGTGTGTGGCGCATCCCAGTGACGGTGCCCCCGTCATGGATTGGAGAGCTGACAACAGGTGTGCGCTGCAGCAGCAGTATGCCGGTGATCCGACAAGTGTacccagacagcagcagcattgtCAGGCCTTTTAGTGAGATTCCTGGACTGTGGAAAAATGGAGTTGCCAACTTGTATAATTTTTGGAAACTGGATGGCTTCAAAAACCTTCACCGCATCATGTTACAGAACTTCAACACCTTTGGACCCATTTACAG AGAAAAAGTAGGTTACTATGATAGTGTGAATATCATCAACCCTGAAGATGCTGCTATCCTGTTCAAAGCGGAGGGCCATTATCCTCAGAGGCTGAAAATTGAAGCCTGGACTTCATACAGAGACTACAGGAATCGCAAATATGGAGTTCTATTAAA GAATGGAGAAGACTGGAGATCAAACCGTGTGGTTCTCAACAAGGAGGTGATTTCCCCAAAGGTGCTAGGAAACTTTGTGCCTTTGCTGGACGAAGTGGGGCAGGATTTTGTGGCCAGAGTTCACAAAAAGATAAAACGAAGTGGCCAGAACAAATGGACCACTGACCTTTCTCAAGAGCTCTTTAAATATGCACTGGAGT CGGTGAGCTCAGTGCTGTATGGGGAGCGTCTAGGTTTGATGCTGGACTACATCGATCCTGAAGCTCAACACTTCATTGACTGCATCACCCTCATGTTCAAGACTACCTCACCCATGCTGTTCATACCTCCTGCTCTGTTGAGGAGGATTGGAGCGAAGGTGTGGCGGGACCACGTGCAGGCTTGGGATGGGATCTTCAACCATG CGGACCGCTGCATTCACAACACCTACCGGCAGTTACGAGAGGAAGATGGCACTACAAAGAAATACCCAGGAGTCCTGGCTAGCCTGCTCATGCTGGACAAGCTGTCCATTGAAGACATTAAGGCCAGTATCACTGAGCTAATGGCTGGAGGAGTGGATAct acTTCCATAACGATGCTGTGGACGTTGTATGAACTAGCTCGGAACCCCAACCTCCAGGAGGAGCTGAGAGCGGAGGTGGCTGCAGCCCGGGCTGAAAGCCAGGGAGACATGCTGGAGATGCTAAAGAGGATTCCATTGGTCAAAGGAGCTCTGAAGGAAACACTGAG GTTACACCCGGTTGCAGTGAGCGTGCAAAGATACATAACCCAAGATATCATTATTCAAAACTACCACATCCCAGCTGGG acTCTGGTCCAGTTAGGACTGTATGCAATGGGCAGGGATCCCAAAGTGTTTCTTCGTCCGGAGCAGTATCAGCCCTCCCGCTGGCTGAGGACAGAGACGCACTACTTCAGGAGCCTGAGCTTCGGCTTTGGCCCCCGTCAGTGTTTAGGACGCAGAATAGCTGAAGCAGAGATGCAACTCTTCCTTATCCAT ATGCTGGAAAACTTCCGTGTGGAAAAACAGCGCCATGTGGAAGTTCGGAGTACCTTTGAGCTCATTCTCTTACCCGAGAAACCAATAATATTGACTTTGAAGCCTCTACAGACTAGTCGGTAA
- the ccdc33 gene encoding coiled-coil domain-containing protein 33 encodes MSQEVTRCTHQPTHSPTREERLSIELQELQAYGEDYSLMTPPPGAIQEADVKNTAEGMKGEKLPPKVGYDLPSHDALAKILPNGRCGVDLLKGAKTELHRAGEQERPVATQANKPNKNNTYQVHHPHRRPPLHDFEDDPNMAEITDLQTKEMENYRSAMSRMAEEIIALRTQVVTLEAENSQLRTDLSLQQDLGRDLLDDTDIDVMTKAEIADRIASLKFKLASATSKAASQRDRIQQLQNDLIKKNDSEKELLKLQRVHQQHDENLHHHQSHLAEMATLKVTVKQQEKAIEKMEKVLENNLREKNKQHVAKKLVVKKQRGETPGHIKEEMESALAAENTRLRGELERIRRQPVSVIQQTAQTKEALPVKERLSLLNKLEMAEARAQTLEAQLKENSQIWGREKQDMLTKLSEQKHGFVRTSTTIQHNVPSRFVSESLHQQSRLKKQKPLK; translated from the exons ATTACTCATTGATGACTCCTCCACCAGGAGCTATACAGGAAGCTGATGTCAAAAACACGGCAGAAGGGATGAAGGGGGAGAAGCTCCCCCCTAAG GTTGGATACGACCTCCCATCCCATGATGCCCTGGCAAAGATCTTACCAAATGGCCGCTGTGGTGTCGACCTTCTCAAGGGAGCGAAGACTGAGCTGCACAGAGCCGGAGAGCAGGAGAGGCCCGTTGCAACACAGGCCAACAAacccaacaaaaacaacacctaTCAAGTACATCATCCACATAGACG aCCCCCTCTTCATGACTTTGAGGATGATCCCAACATGGCAGAGATCACCGACCTACAAACTAAG GAGATGGAAAACTATCGTTCAGCCATGAGTAGGATGGCTGAAGAAATCATAGCACTGAGGACACAGGTGGTGACGTTGGAGGCAGAGAACAGTCAGCTACGCACCGATCTGTCTCTGCAGCAGGACCTAGGCCGAGATCTGCTGGATGACACCGACATTGACGTCATGACCAAGGCTGAGATTGCTGACCGTATAG CCTCTCTTAAATTCAAACTGGCCAGTGCAACAAGTAAAGCTGCCTCTCAAAGGGACAGGATCCAGCAGCTGCAGAATGACTTGATCAAG AAGAATGACAGTGAGAAGGAGCTACTGAAACTTCAGAGAGTTCACCAGCAGCATGATGAGAATCTGCATCACCACCAGAGTCACTTGGCAGAGATGGCAACTTTGAAGGTCACAGTAAAACAGCAGGAAAAG GCCATTGAGAAGATGGAGAAAGTATTAGAAAACAACCTCAGAGAGAAGAATAAACAGCATGTTGCTAAAAAGCTGGTAGTGAAAAAGCAAAGAG GGGAGACACCAGGCCACATAAAGGAAGAGATGGAGTCGGCCCTGGCAGCAGAAAACACTCGTCTCAgaggagagctggagaggaTTCGGCGGCAGCCTGTTTCAGTCATACAGCAGACAGCACAG ACAAAAGAAGCACTGCCAGTCAAGGAGAGACTGAGTTTACTAAATAAACTGGAGATGGCCGAGGCAAGAGCCCAAACTCTGGAGGCTCAG CTCAAGGAGAACTCTCAAATAtggggaagagaaaaacaagacatgTTGACCAAACTGAGTGAGCAGAAGCATGGCTTCGTCCGGACATCCACCACAATCCAACATAATGTTCCTTCG AGGTTTGTATCAGAATCATTGCATCAGCAAAGCAGACTGAAGAAGCAGAAGCCTCTAAAATGA